GATTTAAGTTTTATTTGTCGAAGATAAGGTAAGTAATAGTATACAGAGAGAAATTATTACTAGCAGGAGGTCTATTTATGGAAGTCATTTTGTATATTGCAGCAATAATAGCAGCGATCGGTTTTTTATTTTTATGTGTGAGCGTCGGTATGACGTTATTTTCACTCAAGTCAATTCTTAACAGTTTATCTGGCACATTAGCAGGCATTGAGAAACAAATGGAAGGGATTACACGCGAAACGACTTCTTTGTTAATTAAAACAAATAGCTTAGCCGAGGATATTCAACAAAAATCTGAACAGTTAAATACTGTTGTTCATGCGGTGAAAGGAATGGGTGACTCTGTAAATGGTTTAAATGCTTCCGTACAGCAAATTACGTCATCGATTTCAAAAAGTGTTGAACAGAATGAAGAAAAAATTGCGCAAGTTGTTCAATGGAGTAATGTCGCAATGGGCATTGCAGATAAATGGAAGAAGCGTAAAGTGATTGAGCAGGCACCAGGGATAATGCCTGAGGACGTATATAGTTTTGAGGAAGTTCAGGCGGACAAGCCGAAAAGAAAATGGGGTCGCAAAAAATAATTATTATTTAGCAGGTGCTTTCTTTATGCCAGCTGAATATAAATAAAGCCTTAGGCAATTTTTATTGTATGACACGTACAAGTGGAAATACATACGTCTAGGCGCATTAGATTATAAAATGGGAGGAATTGTCCATGACTACACAAAAGCCAAACTTTAACGAAGTGAAAGAACAACAACTAGAAAGTACATTGCCACAGCTTTATAATTCGCAGGATTCGATCTATGAAGAGGAGCGTGTAAATATGAAAGATTTCGTCATTGGCGCTTTAGTTGGGGGTATAGTGGGTGCAGCTGCAGGTTTACTATTAGCTCCGAAATCAGGGAAAGATTTACGTAGTGATGTGGCAGTGCAAGCTGTTAATTTAAAAGATAAAAGTGCTGATTTATCATCAACAGCTAAGGATAAAACAGTGCAATTATCAAAACAAATTCAAGAGCAATCTTCGCAATTGGTAGAAAAAGTTAAGACGCTTAAGACTGCAAAAGCACCAACTGTTTTTGATGATGGCACCGTCTCTTTCGAAGGGGAAGAACCGCTTGAGGACTTTATTGATGATGCTAAATCAGAACAAGAAGAAGTTCCAGAAAAAACAGAACAAACTGATGAAGATAAAGCACAAGAGGTTCGTGCTTAAAGTAAAAAAGCTGTAACTAAAAGAAAAAGTGTTAGATTGATTGCAATCAATCTAACACTTTTTTTCTATGCCGTTGTTTTAGGACAATTGCTTTCCGTGGGCACATTACATTGTAAGCTACAACCCTCGGAATGCCTGCGTCTTACGCTGTGTACATTCTGAGCAGGAGTTACCGCCTTCGCAACCAACAACTAGCGAAATACCTTTTTATAATGATAAAGATGCGTCTTCAAGCACTATTTCAAGTTGGTCGCCACCGAAGATTTCTGTATCAAATGTTGCGAGTTGCCCATTACGCAGAATCGTAAAATTACCTTTAAATGTTGTAGGTAGTTGCCAATTTGAAAAGCGGAAAACATCCTGGTAAATCCAAGGACTTCGATCTTTTTCATGAATGGCAATTGTCGCACCGTTGGGAACGGTTGAGAGTGGTGAAACAACTGCCTGGTTAACAACCATTTCATTCGTTGTTTTTTTCAGCTCTAATAGCTCCTGTTGGAAATGAATGATGATTTTATCCTCAAGTAAAACATTCATATGGTCAGCTATTCGCTGTACAGTTGGTAACGACGGTTGCGAAAAGGTAATGATATCGTTATGTTGAACAGCAAATGACAGTTTACCAGGTTTACCGTTAATGAGTAGTTGTGCGGAACAAGCTGGTAAATATAATGGCTTTCCATCTACATAAACAACAAAAGATTCGAATTGCTTTAACAAATTATTATTGTTAGTAGATTTAAATATATCCTCTACCGTTTCAGCTATTTCAAACGCGATAATATCACGATCGTTTAACATAGTATCCATTGATACAGGGGAACCATTGACAGTAATTTTTGGTTCGATAACATACTTTGTTTCTTGAATTGTTACTGTTTTAGTTACCGCTTGATCCACAATATCTCTTACTGTAGCAGTGGCTGGATGACCGTCTTGACCTTCTATTAACTGAATGGCATCGCCTGTTTTAATAATTGTTTTTGTAGAGGCTTGTTGACCATTTACTAAAATTTTTGCTGGTTGACCGTGACCTCCAGGTATGAAAATATCTTGTCCGTTAACACTAATAGATAATCCATGACCTGGCTTGCCATATAATTGTTTAGCCCGAATATTGGCAGCTAAAAATGCATCTCCAACTGTCATTTCTTTTAATTCAAAAAGACGTACAATTTGTTCATTTACTGTTAAGCTCATATATTGTATCGGCATTTTCTTTGCAGCAATTGCGATGCCAATGGGTGTTACTAGCTCAGGAGATGCTTTAATATGCTCTTCCTTTGTTAAATTTTGAATGGCATCGACACCGCGTACGGCAATTCGGTTTGCTGGTAAATCCAGTACTAAGCCAATCTCCGTTGTAAGATTAGGTGTTAAACTACCACCACCAACGAGCATTACAGCTTTTGGGGCAGTCCGATTATTAAGGCGCAATATTTCTTCTCCAATAGACTTCGCAAGTTGTTTAACAGCAGGCTCAATGGCTGTAAGTACTTCTGCTTTTGGATAGTATTGGTCAAAGCCTAAAATATCTTGTATTAAAATTTCCTCAGCACAGTGCAGTTGACGTTTTGCTTCTTCAGCCACTGGGAAATCAAGTAAATAATGGTCGCTGAGCGCCTCTGTAATTTCATCACCTGCTGTTGGCACCATACCGTATGCAACTACTGTACTTTTATCGGTAATGGCAATATCTGACGTACCAGCTCCAATATCGACAAGTGCAACATTTAGACGGCGCATTGTAGGTGGTATTAGAACATTGATTGCAGCAATAGGCTCTAGTGTTAGAGCACCCATTTCTAAATTTGCACGTTTCAAGGCAGCGATAAGAGATTCAACTACAACACGTGGAAGGAAAGTTGCAATGACTTCAATTTGTGCTTCGTCACCTTGCTGATCAAGAAGGCTACCAATTTCTTCACCATCTAAACGGTAATAAAGAACTGAATAGCCAACGCAATAATAGTGACTCGTTTTGGTATCCTCTTTATGCTGTAAGAGCTGTTGCTGTGCCTGTTGAACTGCCTGTAATTCTAAACGGCTAATATCTTCTTCAGTGAATATGGGGCGGTTACGAATATTAATGGTCACGCTTGCCTGCTCTGTTTTTAATGAACGACCTGCAGCAGCGACACTTACTTTTGATAAGGGCCCATACTTGTCTTCGAGCTCTTGTTTAATTTCATTAATTAATTCAGCCACATACATGACATTATGTATTTGACCATCTACCATGGCCCGTTCTTTGTGTTCTTTTACTAAAATATCTTGTACATGAAAATGATCATTATCTTCCTCTAAAATAATGCCAACAACAGAACGTGTACCGATATCAAGTGCAAATAATTTTGAACTCAATGTAATCGCTTCCTTCCTTGAAATAACTCAAAATAATTTAGCGAGTTGAAGCGCTAAATTAAAAATGCGTGACATTCTGAACAACATTGATTATAATGATGCTAATATCTAAAAATGTAACATACATTTCAGAGTTCTGAAAGTGTCTGTCATGGGGAGAGGAGCAAGAAGCATGAGCCAAAAAGATTTAGAAAGCTTACGTAGTCAGATTGACGGATTAAACTTAGAAATTCTTCGTCTAATTAACGAACGTGCAGCTGTAGTAGATGAAATCGGTAAAATTAAAGAAAAACAAGGTGTTAATCGCTATGATCCATTACGTGAACGACACATGCTTGATCTAATTAAAGAACACAATAACGGTCCGTTAAACCAAATGACGGTTGATTATATTTTTAAACAAATCTTTAAAACAGCTTTAAAACAACTTGAAGCTGATAAAAAGAAAGAATTACTAGTTTCACGTAAGAAGAAATCAGAAGATACTGTCATCAATATTAATGGTGAACTAATCGGCCAAGGAAAACCATCCTTCGTGTTTGGTCCATGTGCTGTTGAATCATACGAACAAGTAGCAGCAGTTGCTGCATCTATTAAAGCTAAAGGTGAAAAGTTAATCCGTGGCGGTGCTTACAAACCTCGTACTTCTCCTTATGACTTCCAAGGTCTTGGTTTAGAAGGGCTTAAAATTTTAAAGCGTGTATCTGAAGAATATGGTTTAGGTGTTATTACGGAAATTGTAACACCGGGTCATTTAGAAGAAGCACTTGATTATATTGATGTTATCCAAATCGGTGCTCGTAATATGCAAAACTTCGAGTTATTAAAAGCAGCGGGTGCAACGAACAAACCAGTATTATTAAAACGTGGTTTAGCAGCAACGATTGACGAGTTCATTCATGCAGCAGAATACATTATGTCTAAAGGGAATGAAAACATCATCCTTTGTGAGCGTGGTATTCGTACTTACGAAAAAGCAACGCGTAACACATTAGACATTTCAGCAGTACCAATTTTAAAACAAGAAACACATTTACCAGTATTCGTCGATGTAACACACTCAACAGGTCGACGCGACTTAC
The genomic region above belongs to Lysinibacillus sp. FSL W8-0992 and contains:
- a CDS encoding cell division FtsA domain-containing protein, which translates into the protein MSSKLFALDIGTRSVVGIILEEDNDHFHVQDILVKEHKERAMVDGQIHNVMYVAELINEIKQELEDKYGPLSKVSVAAAGRSLKTEQASVTINIRNRPIFTEEDISRLELQAVQQAQQQLLQHKEDTKTSHYYCVGYSVLYYRLDGEEIGSLLDQQGDEAQIEVIATFLPRVVVESLIAALKRANLEMGALTLEPIAAINVLIPPTMRRLNVALVDIGAGTSDIAITDKSTVVAYGMVPTAGDEITEALSDHYLLDFPVAEEAKRQLHCAEEILIQDILGFDQYYPKAEVLTAIEPAVKQLAKSIGEEILRLNNRTAPKAVMLVGGGSLTPNLTTEIGLVLDLPANRIAVRGVDAIQNLTKEEHIKASPELVTPIGIAIAAKKMPIQYMSLTVNEQIVRLFELKEMTVGDAFLAANIRAKQLYGKPGHGLSISVNGQDIFIPGGHGQPAKILVNGQQASTKTIIKTGDAIQLIEGQDGHPATATVRDIVDQAVTKTVTIQETKYVIEPKITVNGSPVSMDTMLNDRDIIAFEIAETVEDIFKSTNNNNLLKQFESFVVYVDGKPLYLPACSAQLLINGKPGKLSFAVQHNDIITFSQPSLPTVQRIADHMNVLLEDKIIIHFQQELLELKKTTNEMVVNQAVVSPLSTVPNGATIAIHEKDRSPWIYQDVFRFSNWQLPTTFKGNFTILRNGQLATFDTEIFGGDQLEIVLEDASLSL
- a CDS encoding bifunctional 3-deoxy-7-phosphoheptulonate synthase/chorismate mutase; this encodes MSQKDLESLRSQIDGLNLEILRLINERAAVVDEIGKIKEKQGVNRYDPLRERHMLDLIKEHNNGPLNQMTVDYIFKQIFKTALKQLEADKKKELLVSRKKKSEDTVININGELIGQGKPSFVFGPCAVESYEQVAAVAASIKAKGEKLIRGGAYKPRTSPYDFQGLGLEGLKILKRVSEEYGLGVITEIVTPGHLEEALDYIDVIQIGARNMQNFELLKAAGATNKPVLLKRGLAATIDEFIHAAEYIMSKGNENIILCERGIRTYEKATRNTLDISAVPILKQETHLPVFVDVTHSTGRRDLLLPCAKAAIAIGADGVMAEVHPDPSVALSDSQQQMDIPTFDAFYETLQKFMKNHEIHA
- a CDS encoding DUF948 domain-containing protein, which encodes MEVILYIAAIIAAIGFLFLCVSVGMTLFSLKSILNSLSGTLAGIEKQMEGITRETTSLLIKTNSLAEDIQQKSEQLNTVVHAVKGMGDSVNGLNASVQQITSSISKSVEQNEEKIAQVVQWSNVAMGIADKWKKRKVIEQAPGIMPEDVYSFEEVQADKPKRKWGRKK
- a CDS encoding YtxH domain-containing protein translates to MTTQKPNFNEVKEQQLESTLPQLYNSQDSIYEEERVNMKDFVIGALVGGIVGAAAGLLLAPKSGKDLRSDVAVQAVNLKDKSADLSSTAKDKTVQLSKQIQEQSSQLVEKVKTLKTAKAPTVFDDGTVSFEGEEPLEDFIDDAKSEQEEVPEKTEQTDEDKAQEVRA